A stretch of the Thunnus thynnus chromosome 7, fThuThy2.1, whole genome shotgun sequence genome encodes the following:
- the si:ch211-235m3.5 gene encoding BICD family-like cargo adapter 1: MNRLDEWGFQSKKMDLEEDFYIDYGAEEITDYQDPNELLAALKQKEEEVILAAQLGNALLLENRQLKEQSDKLHEQYADKLEELEQGRHELRLKLEGCQSQWESQVVELERDVRELSAQVERLTQALSEAERDKSRAQLEHSEHTQRLREQLNTAMEVERAMSSELQALKQELQQKGSHNRPQDEELISAMREQVLRLTQKEQVLEERLESVCQENAELRASLASLHTRLALHDQLSQQQSQQLAEAWQEVEAARGRSQQLQAQVEELQEEVSLQEARSQGDTSLLSELESSLDTAGLGVSKEEITQEMGSILQLLLPLTQELNGARASEDTDQQGDLQAMLYRLKGVAQTLAQTSNPQELNRAFVDRTGDQCGNPSAAQELKDQNIQLQQENAEMRQKLQSVQEQAEVAQQAIRDRDEAIAKKNLMEVELVRSKNDMMSLNNQLLEAIQRKLELSQELEAWQDDIQIIINQQLRSQQQSEQPQKKPTSNGMSFFRRPSKTASTWTHQPSSSSTWNSDVNQDKAQSPWRDWLRRGKGAQYGK; this comes from the exons ATGAATCGACTGGATGAATGGGGGTTCCAGTCCAAGAAAATGGACTTGGAGGAGGATTTCTACATCGACTACGGAGCGGAGGAAATAACAGATTATCAAGACCCCAATGAACTTTTGGCTGCTTTGAaacaaaaggaggaagaggTTATTTTGGCAGCCCAGCTGGGAAACGCATTGCTCCTGGAAAATCGTCAGTTGAAAGAGCAGAGCGACAAACTTCATGAACAGTACGCAGACAAGCTGGAG GAGCTGGAGCAGGGCAGGCATGAGCTGCGGCTGAAGCTGGAGGGCTGCCAGTCCCAGTGGGAGAGCCAGGTGGTGGAACTGGAGAGGGATGTGAGGGAGCTGAGCGCCCAGGTGGAGCGGCTCACTCAGGCCCTCAGCGAGGCGGAGAGGGACAAGAGTCGAGCTCAGCTGGAGCACAGCGAGCACACTCAGCGACTCCGTGAGCAGCTCAACACT GCGATGGAGGTGGAGAGGGCCATGTCCAGTGAGCTTCAGGCTTTAAAACAGGAGCTCCAACAGAAAGGAAGCCACAACAGGCCGCAGGATGAGGAGCTGATCAGTGCCATGAGGGAGCAG gtGTTGCGTCTCACCCAGAAGGAACAGGTGCTGGAGGAGCGTTTGGAGAGTGTGTGTCAGGAGAACGCTGAACTGAGGGCGAGCTTGGCCTCTTTACACACACGTCTGGCTCTGCACGACCAACTCAGCCAGCAGCAGAgccagcag CTCGCCGAGGCGTGGCAGGAGGTGGAGGCAGCACGCGGTCGCTCACAGCAGCTACAAGCCCAGGTGGAGGAGCTTCAGGAGGAGGTGTCCCTGCAGGAAGCCAGGAGCCAAGGAGACACCTCCCTGCTGTCTGAGCTGGAGAGCAGCCTGGACACGGCGGGACTGGGAGTCAGCAAGGAAGAG ATTACGCAAGAAATGGGGTCCATCCTTCAGTTACTGCTGCCACTGACCCAGGAACTGAATGGCGCAAGGGCGTCAGAGGACACGGATCAACAGGGAGACCTGCAGGCCATGTTGTATCGACTGAAGGGAGTGGCTCAAACCCTGGCACAGACATCCAACCCTCAG GAGCTGAATCGGGCTTTTGTTGACCGGACGGGTGATCAGTGTGGGAATCCGAGCGCAGCGCAGGAGCTGAAAGATCAG AACATCCAGCTACAGCAGGAGAACGCTGAAATGAGGCAGAAGCTGCAGAGTGTACAGGAGCAGGCTGAAGTCGCCCAGCAGGCCATCAGAGACCGAGATGAAGCCATAGCCAA GAAAAATCTGATGGAGGTCGAGTTGGTCCGAAGTAAAAATGACATGATGTCACTGAACAACCAATTATTAGAAGCCATCCAACGTAAACTGGAGCTGTCACAGGAACTGGAGGCCTGGCAG GATGACATCCAAATTATCATCAACCAGCAGCTCAGGTCCCAGCAGCAGTCGGAGCAGCCTCAGAAGAAGCCCACGTCCAATGGCATGTCCTTCTTCCGCAGGCCCAGCAAGACGGCTTCCACCTGGACACACCAGCCGTCGTCCTCTTCCACCTGGAATTCAGACGTTAATCAGGATAAAGCCCAATCCCCCTGGAGGGACTGGTTAAGACGAGGAAAAGGGGCGCAGTACGGAAAATAA